In the genome of Gemmatimonadaceae bacterium, one region contains:
- the asd gene encoding archaetidylserine decarboxylase (Phosphatidylserine decarboxylase is synthesized as a single chain precursor. Generation of the pyruvoyl active site from a Ser is coupled to cleavage of a Gly-Ser bond between the larger (beta) and smaller (alpha chains). It is an integral membrane protein.), whose amino-acid sequence MLQQEALNFVLTNRLPRVALTRFMGRFSKVRQPLVRDVSIALFKFFGGLDLSEAKKQTFDSLHDCFVRELKDGARPFDAEPQVICSPSDGIVGGHGRIEGDELLQIKGMPYSLTQLLGSAELAAQHEGGTYVTLRLRASMYHRFHAPTDCTVRRVTHIQGDMWNVNPIALKRVPSLYCRNDRAVIEAVLPSGQALTLVPVGAILVASVRLHFLGLNLHHDYRGEQVIACDAPLKRGQEMGWFEHGSTIVVLAPKGVEIVEGLTTGAEVRAGQALLRRV is encoded by the coding sequence ATGCTCCAGCAGGAAGCCCTGAACTTCGTGCTCACCAACCGCCTGCCGCGCGTGGCGCTCACGCGTTTCATGGGCCGCTTCAGTAAGGTGCGCCAGCCACTGGTACGAGATGTGTCCATTGCACTCTTCAAGTTCTTCGGCGGGCTGGATCTGAGTGAGGCGAAGAAGCAGACATTCGACAGCCTGCACGACTGCTTCGTGCGCGAGCTCAAAGACGGCGCGCGGCCTTTCGACGCCGAACCGCAAGTCATCTGCAGCCCCAGCGACGGCATCGTTGGCGGCCACGGCCGCATCGAAGGCGACGAGCTGCTGCAGATCAAGGGCATGCCCTACAGCCTCACCCAGCTGCTGGGCAGTGCGGAGCTGGCGGCGCAGCACGAGGGTGGCACTTATGTGACCCTGCGCCTGCGCGCCAGCATGTACCACCGCTTCCACGCGCCCACCGACTGCACGGTGCGCCGTGTCACGCACATCCAGGGCGATATGTGGAACGTCAATCCCATCGCGCTCAAGCGCGTGCCCAGCCTCTATTGCCGCAATGACCGCGCCGTGATCGAGGCGGTTCTGCCCTCAGGCCAGGCGCTGACTCTGGTGCCCGTGGGCGCCATCCTCGTGGCCAGCGTGCGCCTGCACTTCCTGGGCCTGAACCTGCACCACGACTACCGGGGCGAGCAGGTGATCGCCTGTGATGCGCCGCTCAAGCGCGGGCAGGAGATGGGCTGGTTCGAACACGGCTCGACCATCGTTGTGTTGGCGCCGAAGGGCGTGGAGATCGTGGAAGGGCTGACGACCGGCGCGGAGGTGAGGGCGGGGCAGGCTTTGCTGCGGCGGGTTTGA